A region of Candidatus Terasakiella magnetica DNA encodes the following proteins:
- a CDS encoding adenylate/guanylate cyclase domain-containing protein: MNLWKKITFPRQPIQYVLFYGFGGLILLAVAVVLYLGLSSTTKLTKDYHHILIETALDKLTSEVEGLLLPVESQTLWISDQFKEGKINLHDHKQIKTFLRGVLAGTPNVSGLGLQYKDGITRYMLRKDNQWIEKKRISTAENTRLFSLMSMAKTNVWSKLIWDDKEEQTIVDVRTPIYQDGELKAILFIGVTVADLSKTILSTSSDRFLTPFILYGRNHILAHPLLTSGRTVSDELGARADWITGKGDIPLPSVDDFQDVKLASLVHGSVTKAGLITPIDNVQVNRARVDGDMYIVATKEIVRFGQTPWVLGVYINAGKSDSTAALQLFEMAGAGLIVLVISVILSMKVGKKLARPIVRLAESAKTVRKGELDNVPLLPRSRLRELDQAALAFNEMVQGIQERDMIREVFGRYVPESIASSLMEEDGELQPIATEATILFSDIEGFTQLTEKVGPDKIVAILNQYFNAVVNVLERHGGVVTQFQGDAVLATFNVPIKSDDHAENALKAALEIKQMLLGEKFDGITIKSRIGLNTGNVVAGAVGAEGRLNYTVHGDAVNLASRIENLNKHFKTDILISGNTAKQIKTISLETVGTTEVRGLTAPVRLYVPKT; the protein is encoded by the coding sequence ATGAATTTATGGAAAAAAATCACTTTTCCACGCCAGCCGATCCAATATGTTTTATTTTATGGTTTTGGCGGGCTGATTCTTCTGGCTGTGGCTGTGGTTTTATATTTAGGGTTAAGCTCAACCACAAAACTCACCAAAGATTATCACCATATATTAATTGAGACCGCGCTTGATAAGCTAACAAGTGAGGTCGAAGGGCTGTTGCTTCCGGTTGAAAGCCAGACACTTTGGATCAGTGATCAGTTTAAAGAGGGGAAAATTAACCTTCATGATCACAAACAGATAAAGACATTTCTACGTGGTGTTCTCGCTGGAACACCAAATGTCAGCGGCTTGGGCTTGCAATATAAAGATGGCATTACACGTTATATGTTGCGCAAAGATAACCAGTGGATTGAAAAAAAACGAATTAGCACAGCAGAAAACACAAGATTGTTTAGTTTGATGTCCATGGCAAAAACGAATGTCTGGAGCAAGCTGATTTGGGATGACAAAGAAGAACAAACCATTGTGGATGTACGCACACCGATTTATCAAGATGGTGAGTTAAAAGCTATTTTATTTATTGGTGTAACAGTTGCCGATCTGTCCAAAACAATTTTAAGCACCTCGTCAGACCGTTTTCTAACCCCCTTTATCTTATATGGTCGCAACCATATTCTTGCCCATCCCCTTTTAACCAGCGGGCGGACTGTCTCTGATGAGTTAGGGGCACGCGCTGATTGGATTACAGGCAAAGGTGATATCCCCTTGCCTTCTGTTGATGATTTTCAAGATGTGAAGTTGGCAAGCCTTGTTCATGGCTCAGTCACAAAGGCGGGCTTAATTACGCCTATTGATAATGTGCAGGTCAATCGCGCGCGCGTTGATGGTGATATGTATATTGTCGCCACAAAAGAAATTGTTCGCTTTGGTCAAACACCATGGGTGTTGGGTGTTTATATTAATGCGGGAAAGTCTGATAGCACAGCGGCTTTGCAGCTTTTTGAAATGGCAGGTGCTGGCCTGATAGTTTTGGTGATTTCTGTCATTCTCTCCATGAAAGTCGGTAAAAAACTAGCCCGCCCGATTGTGCGCCTTGCAGAATCAGCAAAAACCGTTCGCAAAGGTGAATTAGATAACGTCCCGCTTTTACCACGAAGCCGCTTGCGTGAACTTGACCAAGCCGCCCTTGCCTTTAACGAAATGGTTCAAGGCATTCAGGAACGCGACATGATCCGCGAAGTCTTTGGTCGATATGTCCCTGAATCAATCGCATCATCCCTTATGGAAGAAGATGGGGAGTTGCAGCCCATTGCCACAGAGGCCACTATTTTATTTTCCGATATTGAAGGGTTTACCCAACTAACGGAAAAAGTTGGCCCCGATAAAATCGTTGCGATCTTAAACCAGTATTTCAATGCGGTTGTGAATGTGTTGGAGCGTCACGGCGGTGTGGTCACACAATTTCAAGGCGATGCGGTTTTGGCAACATTTAACGTTCCTATTAAATCTGATGATCACGCAGAAAATGCCTTAAAGGCGGCCTTAGAAATTAAACAGATGCTGTTAGGTGAAAAGTTTGATGGCATCACCATAAAAAGCCGCATTGGTTTAAATACGGGCAATGTGGTTGCAGGGGCAGTCGGGGCTGAAGGACGGCTTAATTATACCGTACATGGCGATGCGGTGAATCTAGCCTCGAGAATTGAAAATTTGAATAAACACTTCAAAACGGACATTCTAATCTCAGGAAATACGGCAAAACAGATAAAAACAATATCGCTGGAAACCGTTGGTACGACTGAGGTTCGAGGCTTAACTGCACCTGTGAGGCTTTATGTTCCAAAAACGTAA
- the dnaE gene encoding DNA polymerase III subunit alpha, whose amino-acid sequence MSHADFVHLRLHTAYSLSEGAIRIKQLPKWVEAEKMPAIAMTDTNNMFGGLEFSQTMSGAGIQPIIGCQIAITAQPNDDENAGLSVKNIGPTAPQPIVLLAQNDPGYRNLMKLVSNAFLTSPDGEDPQISIEDVLDHNEGLILLTGGHLGPIGQLLLQGHKEKAESLLSRIKSAYPDRVYVELQRHNLPEQDQIEDDFVDLAYGLNIPLVATNEAFYPNKDMYSAHDALVCIAAGSYVDQTDRRKLTPEHYLKTAAEMRELFKDIPEACDNTLTIAKRCAIKVENIPPILPPFDCGEGRNEEDELRKMSEDGLKQRLIDGVYTEGMTPEERDEVSKPYWERLEYELGIINQMGFPGYFLIVADFIQWGKEQDIPVGPGRGSGAGSLVAYALTITDLDPLRYALLFERFLNPERVSMPDFDIDFCQDRREEVIKYVQDKYGYDHVAQIITFGKLQARAVLRDTGRVLQMPFGQVDRLCKYVPNDPGKALSVEEALEQIPEFKQEVRDDETVERMVGIAKQLEGLYRHASTHAAGVVIGDRPLDKLVPLYRDPKSDMPVTQFNMKFVEQAGLVKFDFLGLKTLTVISTALKFINKGRETPLDITKIPLDDKRTYEMLGRGEGGGVFQLESEGMRGVLRSMKPNRLEDLIAVVALYRPGPMDNIPSYIERKHGREEPDYLYPTIEPILKETYGIMIYQEQVMQIAQVMAGYSLGGADLLRRAMGKKIAEEMEKQRAMFVEGSVERGVPKQKASDIFDIMAKFASYGFNKSHAAAYAYVAYQTAYLKANYPAEFMAGIMSLDLNNTDKLNMFRQELDKLKIPLLQPDINKSNVIFGVEEIPNPNEEVGGTIKAVRYALSAIRNVGDAAMESVVAERVVNGPFKDPFDFANRVDSKGVNKRILENLVRSGAFDGINSNRRQVFDGIETLIKHSNLAAEERSSDQIGMFGADDSAMKKAAQLPNVPDWPLMDRLREEASAIGFYLSAHPLDAYKTTLKRLGVKSHVEVLQNGISGPVKIAGTVISKREMISKKNGSRFGFIQLSDSSAAFEVAVWAETYSVSRDIWETGQSVFMMAAAQFEEDNVKYSVNAVELLDIKAAKSTAGLKLYIEDQSAVGLVKELLDREGKGRGNVTIMARIDATTEAEIQLKDRYNITPGLLQAVKAVPGIADVQEI is encoded by the coding sequence ATGTCCCACGCTGATTTTGTCCATCTTCGCCTTCATACGGCTTATTCTTTGTCTGAAGGTGCGATCCGTATCAAGCAGCTCCCCAAATGGGTAGAAGCTGAAAAGATGCCCGCCATCGCCATGACGGATACGAACAATATGTTTGGTGGTCTTGAGTTTTCCCAAACCATGTCTGGGGCTGGCATTCAACCGATTATCGGCTGTCAAATCGCCATCACAGCCCAGCCCAATGATGATGAGAATGCAGGCTTAAGTGTTAAAAATATTGGCCCCACAGCGCCGCAGCCCATTGTGTTACTTGCCCAAAATGATCCCGGTTATCGCAACCTGATGAAACTTGTGAGTAATGCTTTTCTCACATCACCTGACGGCGAAGACCCTCAAATCTCCATTGAGGATGTGCTTGACCATAATGAAGGTCTTATTTTGCTCACAGGTGGGCACCTTGGGCCTATTGGACAGCTTTTGCTTCAAGGCCATAAGGAAAAAGCTGAGTCTTTACTATCGCGCATTAAAAGTGCCTATCCGGACCGAGTGTATGTGGAGCTCCAACGCCATAACCTGCCAGAACAAGATCAAATCGAAGATGACTTCGTTGATCTGGCCTATGGGTTAAATATTCCCCTTGTGGCGACAAATGAAGCTTTCTATCCAAACAAAGACATGTATTCTGCCCATGATGCTCTTGTTTGTATCGCGGCTGGGTCTTACGTTGACCAAACTGATCGGCGCAAACTCACACCCGAACATTATTTAAAAACAGCCGCTGAAATGCGCGAGCTGTTTAAAGATATACCTGAGGCTTGTGACAATACACTAACCATTGCAAAACGTTGCGCTATCAAGGTTGAAAACATCCCGCCAATTTTGCCGCCCTTTGATTGTGGGGAAGGGCGAAATGAGGAAGATGAACTGCGCAAAATGTCTGAAGACGGGCTTAAGCAACGTCTTATCGATGGTGTTTATACAGAAGGCATGACACCAGAAGAACGCGACGAAGTCTCTAAACCTTATTGGGAACGTTTAGAATATGAGCTTGGCATCATCAACCAGATGGGGTTCCCGGGCTACTTCCTCATTGTTGCTGATTTCATCCAATGGGGCAAAGAACAAGATATCCCCGTGGGGCCGGGCCGTGGTTCTGGTGCGGGTTCCCTCGTGGCCTATGCCTTAACCATTACTGATCTTGACCCTCTTCGCTACGCACTGCTGTTTGAACGTTTTCTTAATCCCGAACGTGTGTCCATGCCTGATTTCGATATCGATTTCTGCCAAGACCGCCGTGAAGAGGTGATTAAATACGTTCAAGATAAATACGGCTATGACCATGTGGCCCAGATCATCACCTTTGGTAAGCTTCAAGCCCGTGCGGTTTTGCGCGATACCGGACGTGTGTTGCAAATGCCCTTTGGTCAGGTTGACCGCCTGTGTAAATATGTCCCTAATGATCCGGGTAAAGCCCTAAGCGTTGAAGAAGCCCTTGAGCAAATTCCTGAATTTAAACAGGAAGTTCGCGATGATGAAACGGTTGAGCGCATGGTGGGGATTGCCAAGCAGCTTGAAGGGCTTTATCGCCATGCTTCCACCCACGCAGCCGGTGTGGTAATTGGTGATCGCCCCCTTGATAAGCTCGTCCCGCTTTATCGCGACCCCAAATCAGACATGCCTGTGACTCAATTCAACATGAAGTTCGTTGAGCAAGCTGGTTTGGTCAAGTTTGACTTTTTGGGCCTAAAAACCCTAACGGTAATTTCAACGGCCCTGAAATTTATTAATAAGGGGCGTGAAACACCGCTGGATATTACAAAAATCCCGCTTGATGATAAGCGCACCTATGAAATGCTCGGTCGCGGTGAGGGTGGGGGCGTCTTTCAGTTGGAATCTGAAGGCATGCGTGGTGTCTTGCGCTCCATGAAGCCCAACAGACTTGAAGATTTGATCGCGGTTGTGGCGCTTTATCGCCCGGGTCCAATGGATAATATCCCAAGCTACATTGAACGCAAACATGGACGAGAAGAACCGGATTATCTCTATCCGACCATTGAGCCGATCCTGAAAGAAACCTACGGAATTATGATCTATCAGGAACAGGTCATGCAGATTGCGCAGGTCATGGCAGGCTATAGTCTTGGCGGTGCGGATTTGCTACGCCGTGCCATGGGTAAGAAAATCGCTGAAGAGATGGAAAAACAGCGTGCCATGTTTGTGGAAGGCTCCGTTGAACGCGGTGTGCCCAAACAAAAAGCCAGTGATATTTTTGATATTATGGCCAAGTTCGCCTCATATGGTTTCAACAAATCACACGCGGCGGCATATGCCTATGTGGCCTATCAAACAGCCTATCTAAAGGCCAATTACCCGGCAGAATTTATGGCGGGTATCATGTCTTTGGATTTGAACAATACCGATAAGCTTAATATGTTTCGCCAAGAACTGGATAAATTGAAAATCCCGTTACTTCAACCTGATATCAATAAATCAAACGTGATTTTCGGTGTCGAAGAAATCCCCAATCCCAATGAAGAAGTCGGCGGTACCATTAAGGCCGTGCGTTATGCGCTATCTGCCATTCGCAATGTGGGTGATGCGGCGATGGAATCAGTTGTTGCAGAACGTGTTGTCAATGGCCCTTTTAAGGACCCGTTTGATTTTGCCAATCGGGTTGACAGCAAGGGTGTAAACAAACGTATCCTTGAAAACCTTGTTCGCTCAGGTGCTTTTGATGGGATTAATTCAAATCGCCGTCAGGTCTTTGATGGTATTGAAACACTGATCAAACATTCCAACCTCGCTGCTGAAGAAAGAAGTTCTGATCAGATCGGCATGTTTGGGGCTGATGACAGCGCCATGAAAAAGGCAGCCCAGCTTCCCAACGTGCCAGACTGGCCTTTAATGGACCGTTTGCGCGAAGAAGCTTCAGCAATTGGTTTTTACCTGTCTGCTCACCCGCTTGATGCTTACAAGACGACCCTAAAACGTTTGGGGGTGAAATCCCATGTTGAAGTCTTGCAAAATGGTATATCTGGCCCTGTTAAAATTGCAGGGACGGTTATTAGCAAGCGCGAAATGATCTCCAAGAAAAATGGCAGTCGTTTTGGCTTTATCCAACTTTCCGATTCTTCTGCTGCCTTTGAAGTTGCGGTTTGGGCAGAGACATATTCGGTCTCCAGAGACATCTGGGAAACAGGCCAATCCGTTTTCATGATGGCAGCGGCCCAATTTGAAGAAGATAACGTTAAATATTCGGTAAATGCGGTTGAATTGCTCGACATCAAGGCAGCAAAATCCACAGCCGGGTTAAAACTTTATATAGAAGACCAAAGCGCTGTGGGCTTGGTTAAAGAGCTGTTGGACCGTGAAGGCAAGGGCAGGGGCAATGTCACCATCATGGCTCGAATAGATGCGACAACAGAAGCTGAAATTCAGCTCAAAGATCGTTATAATATCACACCGGGCCTCCTTCAAGCGGTGAAGGCCGTTCCCGGGATTGCCGATGTACAGGAGATTTGA
- the rpsB gene encoding 30S ribosomal protein S2, whose translation MALPTFTMRQLLEAGVHFGHNTRRWNPKMDQFLFGVRNGIHIIDLGQTVPLLHQAMVQVRDKTAGGGRVLFVGTKRQASEVVAEAAQKCGQYYVNHRWLGGMLTNWKTVSGSIKRLKSLEALLSGDMAGLTKKEQLNLTRECEKLERTLGGIKEMGGLPDIMVVFDTQKEAIAINEAKNLGIPVVAILDSNSSPLNITHPVPGNDDSIRALKLYCDLLAGSVLDGIQSQMSAAGIDVGAQEQAPVENLPQAEEAAAAPAEA comes from the coding sequence ATGGCACTGCCAACCTTTACTATGCGCCAGCTCCTTGAAGCTGGTGTTCACTTTGGACACAACACACGTCGCTGGAACCCTAAGATGGATCAATTCCTCTTTGGTGTTCGCAACGGTATTCACATCATCGATCTTGGTCAGACTGTTCCTTTGCTTCATCAAGCAATGGTACAAGTTCGTGACAAAACTGCTGGTGGCGGTCGCGTACTTTTCGTTGGTACAAAGCGTCAAGCCTCTGAAGTTGTTGCTGAAGCGGCACAAAAATGTGGCCAGTACTACGTAAACCACCGTTGGCTCGGCGGTATGCTGACTAACTGGAAAACTGTTTCTGGTTCAATCAAACGCCTGAAGTCTCTTGAAGCACTTCTTTCTGGCGACATGGCTGGCCTGACGAAAAAAGAACAACTCAACCTGACACGCGAATGTGAAAAACTTGAGCGTACTTTGGGTGGTATTAAAGAGATGGGCGGCCTGCCGGACATCATGGTTGTTTTTGATACACAAAAAGAAGCTATTGCAATTAACGAAGCCAAAAACCTTGGTATTCCTGTTGTTGCGATCCTCGACTCCAACAGCTCTCCGCTGAACATCACACACCCAGTTCCTGGTAACGATGACTCTATTCGTGCTTTGAAACTGTACTGTGACCTGCTTGCTGGTTCCGTTCTTGACGGCATCCAAAGCCAAATGTCTGCTGCTGGCATCGACGTTGGCGCACAAGAGCAAGCTCCAGTAGAGAACTTGCCACAAGCTGAAGAAGCTGCTGCTGCTCCTGCTGAAGCATAA
- the tsf gene encoding translation elongation factor Ts, producing the protein MAQITAALVKELRELSGAGMMDCKKALNENDGDIQTAQDWLRQKGLAKAAKKSGRVAAEGLVAFASGDATAAVIEVNSETDFVAKNEQFQAYVKDAAGVALGVNSFDELKAAAYPGSEKNCEETLTALVGTIGENMNLRRMEKLTVSNGVVATYMHNAAAEGLGKIAVLIGLESEGDKDQLNALGKQIAMHVAATNPLALDRDGVDATDIERERTVLIEQAKEAGKPEEIAIKMVEGRMRKFYQENCLIEQAFVIDPDNSVGKAIENLAKELGSDIKLTGYVRYELGAGIEKKEEDFAAEVAAAAGS; encoded by the coding sequence ATGGCTCAGATTACTGCTGCGCTCGTAAAGGAACTGCGCGAACTCTCTGGCGCAGGCATGATGGACTGCAAAAAAGCACTCAACGAAAATGATGGCGACATTCAGACTGCACAAGACTGGCTTCGTCAAAAAGGTTTGGCAAAAGCGGCTAAAAAATCAGGTCGCGTTGCTGCTGAAGGCCTCGTTGCATTCGCTTCCGGCGACGCTACTGCTGCGGTTATCGAAGTTAACTCTGAAACTGACTTTGTTGCGAAAAACGAACAGTTCCAAGCTTATGTTAAAGATGCTGCCGGTGTTGCACTGGGTGTAAACAGCTTTGACGAACTTAAAGCTGCTGCTTACCCAGGTTCTGAAAAGAACTGTGAAGAAACACTCACAGCTCTTGTTGGCACAATTGGTGAAAACATGAACCTGCGCCGTATGGAAAAGCTAACTGTTTCTAACGGTGTTGTTGCAACTTACATGCACAATGCTGCGGCTGAAGGCCTTGGTAAAATTGCTGTTTTGATTGGTTTGGAATCAGAAGGCGACAAAGACCAGCTCAATGCACTGGGTAAACAGATTGCAATGCACGTTGCTGCGACAAACCCACTGGCACTTGACCGTGACGGCGTTGATGCAACTGATATCGAGCGTGAGCGTACAGTTCTCATCGAACAAGCTAAAGAAGCAGGTAAGCCTGAAGAAATCGCCATCAAGATGGTTGAAGGCCGTATGCGCAAATTCTACCAAGAAAACTGCCTGATCGAACAAGCTTTTGTTATCGATCCTGACAATTCAGTTGGTAAAGCTATTGAAAACCTCGCTAAAGAGCTGGGTTCTGACATCAAATTGACTGGCTATGTTCGTTACGAACTGGGTGCTGGTATCGAAAAGAAAGAAGAAGACTTTGCTGCTGAAGTAGCTGCTGCTGCAGGTTCATAA
- the pyrH gene encoding UMP kinase — protein sequence MSDTPVFKRVLLKLSGEGLMGKKQFGLDTEYVDQIASEVIKVHKLGTEICLVIGGGNIFRGISDAAAGIDRTSADHMGMMATVMNALAMQSSLERLGVQTRVQSAIPMQSVCEPYIRRRAIRHMEKGRIVIFAAGTGNPFFTTDTAAALRAVEMSCDAILKGTQVDGVYSADPKKDPEAKRYDTLTYKDVLTNDLKVMDAAAITLARENDLPIVVFSMHKPDSFADVVNQQGLFTVIKD from the coding sequence ATGTCAGATACTCCGGTATTTAAACGCGTTCTCCTTAAGCTTTCTGGTGAAGGTCTTATGGGGAAAAAACAATTTGGTCTTGATACAGAATATGTCGACCAGATTGCCAGTGAAGTTATCAAAGTTCATAAACTCGGTACAGAAATCTGCCTTGTTATCGGTGGCGGAAATATTTTCCGCGGTATTTCCGATGCAGCAGCAGGTATTGATCGAACCAGTGCAGACCATATGGGCATGATGGCAACCGTCATGAACGCCCTTGCCATGCAAAGCTCATTAGAGCGATTGGGTGTTCAAACCCGCGTTCAATCAGCAATTCCGATGCAAAGCGTTTGTGAACCTTACATCCGTCGTCGCGCCATTCGCCATATGGAAAAAGGACGTATTGTTATTTTTGCCGCTGGCACTGGTAACCCGTTCTTCACCACTGACACAGCTGCTGCCTTGCGCGCTGTTGAAATGAGCTGTGATGCGATCTTAAAAGGGACGCAGGTTGATGGTGTTTATAGCGCAGATCCAAAGAAGGATCCTGAAGCGAAACGTTATGATACACTGACCTATAAAGACGTTCTGACTAACGATTTAAAAGTTATGGATGCAGCGGCCATTACACTGGCACGTGAAAACGACCTGCCAATCGTTGTATTCTCAATGCATAAACCGGACTCTTTTGCCGATGTTGTTAATCAACAAGGCCTGTTTACGGTTATCAAAGATTAA
- the frr gene encoding ribosome recycling factor — translation MDKAVDVLHNEFAGLRTGRASTSLLDPIMVDVYGSKMPINQVGTVSVPEARMLSVQVWDKSNVKMVEKAIREAGLGLNPQADGTLVRIPIPPLNEERRKELVKVAGKYAEDTRIAIRNVRRHGNDELKKMEKDGAISEDEHRDYAKEIQSETDAAIKKVDETLAHKEEEIMQV, via the coding sequence ATGGATAAAGCTGTTGATGTTCTGCATAACGAATTTGCAGGCTTGCGCACAGGCCGTGCCTCAACAAGCCTTCTTGACCCGATCATGGTTGATGTCTATGGCTCTAAAATGCCCATCAATCAGGTTGGTACAGTAAGCGTTCCAGAAGCGCGTATGCTTTCTGTTCAGGTTTGGGATAAGTCCAACGTGAAAATGGTTGAAAAAGCCATTCGTGAAGCTGGTCTAGGTCTTAACCCACAAGCTGATGGCACGTTAGTTCGTATTCCTATTCCGCCACTGAACGAAGAGCGCCGCAAAGAGCTTGTAAAAGTTGCTGGTAAATATGCTGAAGACACACGCATTGCCATTCGTAACGTGCGCCGTCATGGTAATGACGAGCTAAAGAAAATGGAAAAAGACGGTGCGATCTCTGAAGACGAGCACAGAGATTACGCAAAAGAAATTCAAAGTGAAACTGATGCAGCCATCAAAAAAGTTGACGAGACTTTGGCTCATAAAGAAGAAGAGATCATGCAAGTTTAA
- a CDS encoding isoprenyl transferase → MGQNSLKTSTDIEPLHVAIIMDGNGRWAKKRFLPRTAGHKKGADAVRRCIEAAVELGVTHLTLFGFSSENWKRPEEEVSTLMGLLRHYLANEVKRLHSEGVCIRFIGDRTRLSNDIVEAIEESEKLTEKNTTLYLTIALSYGGRAELLHATKEIAKKVKDGQLDPEAISEETISQSLYTVDTPDPDLLIRTSGEQRVSNFLLWQLAYTEFVFMDVLWPDFNKSHLEEALGELSGRDRRYGMISG, encoded by the coding sequence ATGGGTCAGAATTCTTTGAAAACTTCAACAGACATAGAGCCCTTACACGTTGCCATCATTATGGATGGCAACGGACGTTGGGCGAAAAAACGCTTTTTACCGCGCACAGCAGGCCATAAAAAAGGGGCCGATGCTGTGCGTCGTTGTATCGAAGCGGCTGTTGAGTTGGGTGTGACCCACTTAACGCTCTTTGGCTTTTCTTCAGAAAACTGGAAAAGACCAGAAGAAGAAGTCAGCACCCTTATGGGGCTTCTTCGTCATTATCTTGCCAATGAGGTCAAACGACTTCATTCAGAAGGTGTCTGTATTCGTTTTATCGGTGATCGCACACGACTTTCAAATGATATTGTTGAAGCCATTGAAGAAAGTGAAAAGCTGACAGAGAAGAACACGACCCTTTATCTCACCATTGCGCTAAGCTACGGTGGTCGTGCTGAGTTACTGCATGCAACAAAAGAAATTGCCAAGAAGGTAAAGGACGGTCAGCTTGACCCTGAGGCCATCAGTGAAGAGACAATTTCACAATCGCTTTATACAGTTGATACACCTGACCCAGACCTGCTTATTCGCACCAGTGGCGAGCAACGTGTAAGTAATTTCCTCTTATGGCAACTGGCTTATACCGAGTTTGTCTTTATGGATGTTCTCTGGCCTGATTTTAACAAATCACACCTTGAGGAAGCTTTAGGCGAGCTTTCTGGTCGTGACAGAAGATATGGAATGATCAGTGGGTAA
- a CDS encoding phosphatidate cytidylyltransferase, which translates to MGKTLPSNFGLRVISAIVIAGPALAAIEFGTPFFNIFISLLGVLMAWEWSKLCLDEFKLSGFILAAFVGFIPWLPIIGLELLEAILIAPVFLALLFALNLSKEGRNFFAIGSLYLSLPIASFIFLRNTEEIGVQLVYWLALSVVATDTGGYGFGLTIGGPKLAPRISPKKTWAGLLGGMFSAFLVGLLLANLFDWQAPFIVGLISSCLAFIAQVGDLFESHAKRRFDVKDSSNIIPGHGGVLDRMDGMIAAGIAFAGLILATNGQILTWF; encoded by the coding sequence GTGGGTAAAACTCTTCCGAGTAATTTTGGTTTGCGAGTGATCTCTGCCATCGTCATTGCAGGCCCTGCATTGGCAGCCATTGAATTTGGCACTCCTTTTTTTAATATTTTCATTTCTTTGCTCGGTGTTTTAATGGCGTGGGAATGGTCCAAGCTGTGCCTTGATGAATTTAAGCTGTCAGGCTTTATCTTGGCTGCTTTTGTTGGCTTTATTCCTTGGCTTCCTATTATCGGACTTGAATTATTAGAAGCGATCCTTATTGCCCCCGTGTTTCTTGCGCTTCTTTTTGCCCTGAACCTCTCCAAAGAAGGTCGAAACTTTTTTGCCATTGGCAGTCTGTACCTTAGTCTCCCCATAGCCTCCTTCATTTTCCTTCGAAATACGGAAGAAATTGGTGTGCAGCTTGTCTATTGGTTAGCCCTGAGCGTTGTGGCAACCGATACAGGCGGCTACGGATTTGGCTTGACCATTGGCGGGCCGAAACTTGCCCCACGTATCAGCCCAAAGAAAACATGGGCAGGGCTTTTAGGCGGTATGTTTTCTGCTTTTCTGGTTGGTCTTTTACTGGCGAACCTATTTGATTGGCAAGCCCCCTTTATTGTTGGTTTAATCAGCAGCTGCCTTGCCTTTATTGCCCAAGTCGGTGATCTTTTTGAATCACATGCCAAAAGACGCTTTGATGTGAAGGATTCAAGCAATATTATTCCCGGTCATGGTGGTGTGCTTGACCGCATGGATGGGATGATTGCCGCAGGTATCGCTTTTGCAGGCTTAATCCTTGCAACTAATGGGCAGATCCTCACATGGTTTTAA